One window of Botrimarina mediterranea genomic DNA carries:
- a CDS encoding alpha/beta hydrolase has protein sequence MICRMIIQVLMSGTLSVATTIAAGSEPIEIALWGDTQLAADDIGKYEGRESDRPNRWLTGVEHPVVSVYRPEAMNATGAAVVVFPGGGYAGQAIDKEGHYVAEWLSQRGVTAMVVPYRCGGGKQLHPVPLADAKRAVRLMRSRAEEWGVDTAKIGVMGFSAGGHLAATASTLFDLPLEGPLEGIDDTFAEVSARPDFSILVYPVISMRPEVSHGGSGRNLLGESPDEALVVQMSADEQVTAQTPPALIVHSIDDGAVPVANAQRYYEACRAHGVPVEMHLYETGGHGYGMWATEGSVAAWPAVLEGWLVGRGLATAAN, from the coding sequence ATGATCTGCCGAATGATTATTCAGGTGCTGATGTCGGGGACGCTGTCGGTCGCTACGACGATAGCGGCGGGTTCGGAGCCAATCGAAATCGCGCTGTGGGGCGACACGCAACTCGCCGCGGACGACATCGGCAAGTACGAGGGTCGTGAGAGTGATCGACCGAATCGCTGGCTGACGGGCGTCGAGCACCCGGTCGTTAGCGTCTATCGACCCGAGGCCATGAACGCGACCGGCGCGGCGGTCGTGGTCTTCCCTGGCGGCGGCTACGCAGGGCAGGCGATCGACAAGGAAGGGCACTACGTCGCCGAGTGGTTGAGCCAGCGCGGCGTCACCGCAATGGTGGTCCCGTACCGCTGCGGCGGCGGCAAGCAGTTGCATCCGGTCCCGCTGGCCGATGCGAAGCGCGCGGTGCGCCTGATGCGCAGCCGTGCGGAGGAATGGGGAGTGGATACCGCGAAGATCGGTGTGATGGGCTTCTCGGCCGGCGGGCATCTTGCCGCGACCGCATCGACCCTCTTCGACCTGCCGCTGGAAGGGCCACTCGAAGGGATCGACGATACGTTCGCCGAAGTCTCCGCCCGGCCCGATTTTTCGATCCTCGTTTATCCCGTGATCTCGATGCGCCCCGAAGTATCGCACGGCGGGTCGGGTCGGAATCTGCTCGGCGAATCGCCCGACGAGGCGCTCGTCGTACAAATGTCTGCTGACGAACAAGTCACCGCCCAAACACCGCCGGCGCTGATCGTCCACAGCATCGACGACGGCGCGGTGCCCGTCGCCAACGCGCAGCGCTACTACGAAGCGTGCCGTGCGCACGGCGTGCCCGTTGAGATGCACCTCTACGAGACGGGCGGCCACGGCTATGGCATGTGGGCGACCGAGGGGTCGGTAGCCGCTTGGCCCGCGGTGCTGGAGGGGTGGCTGGTGGGACGTGGGTTGGCCACCGCAGCCAACTAA
- a CDS encoding glutathione peroxidase, producing MQRLLGSALAIALLTQAAIVSAQDLLADSKAPAALAFEMKTLEGEPVNLADEYAGKVVLFVNVASKCGYTRQYAGLQALNEKYADQGLEIVGVPCNQFGGQEPGTAEEIATFCSTKYGVDFDMLEKVEVNGDGQAPLYKYLTKESPHPGAIKWNFEKFLVGRDGKVVGRYASGVAPGDADFVADIEKELAKK from the coding sequence ATGCAACGCCTGCTCGGCTCCGCCCTCGCCATCGCCCTCCTCACCCAGGCCGCCATCGTGTCCGCCCAAGACCTCCTCGCCGACTCCAAGGCGCCCGCCGCGCTGGCGTTCGAGATGAAGACCCTCGAAGGCGAGCCCGTGAACCTTGCCGACGAGTACGCCGGCAAGGTGGTGCTCTTCGTCAATGTCGCCAGCAAGTGCGGCTACACCCGTCAGTACGCCGGCCTGCAAGCGCTCAACGAGAAGTACGCCGACCAGGGCCTCGAGATCGTCGGCGTCCCCTGCAACCAGTTCGGCGGCCAAGAGCCCGGGACGGCCGAAGAGATCGCGACGTTCTGCTCGACCAAGTACGGCGTCGACTTCGACATGCTCGAGAAGGTCGAGGTCAACGGCGACGGCCAAGCGCCGCTCTACAAGTACCTGACGAAAGAGTCGCCCCACCCCGGCGCGATCAAGTGGAACTTCGAGAAGTTCCTCGTCGGCCGCGACGGCAAGGTCGTGGGCCGCTACGCGTCGGGCGTCGCGCCAGGAGACGCCGACTTCGTCGCCGACATCGAGAAGGAATTGGCGAAGAAGTAG